CAGAAAAACCGCCGTAAGCCTCTTAAAACGATATCAAAAAGCTGCGCCCTTTTCTTCTTGGGGGAAGTGATCGGTTTGAGGTTGAGCGGACGGACGGCTTGGGGTAATGGTGTAAATAATTGACGTTCGTAAATATTGGTTTTAAAAATGTTCTCATAAAAAAAGCCAGCTCCAACAAAATAGAACTGGCTTAAATTAGCAAAAATAGAGGAGTTGATAAAAGCGTTTAATATTCAATGTCCATATCAAATAAATGCAGGTTATCTCCTATGACGCTTTCAGTTTCAGCTAAGTGGTCTTTTATGTAATTCAAATTGTATTCTAAATTATCTTTAAATTTTTCTTGGGTCAAGTAATGAAGTTTAGTAATAAATTTTTCTTGCGGAACTTCTAATTCCATGAAATTTTTTACTTTAGAAATTTCCCCCTTAACTTCACCTTTGATTTTACCTTTTTCAATACCTTTAGATTCACCCTCTTTATAAGCTTTTTCTGCTGTTTCTTGTATTAATTCTTCTTGGTCTTGTAATACGTCTTTTATGTATTGTTTTTGTTTCCAGTATAAAGCTTGTGTATCAGCATCCCATTTAGACATTTTCATAATTTCATATCCTTTTTTAATTATTTCATTTCTTTCAGGTTCGGTTTTTTGTTTATTACATTCTATTAAAAATTCTAGCCACTGTTCTTTTAAAGAGCTATCTTTATCTATTTTTTTATAATTCTCACTATTTCTAAATTTTGTTAATTCAAAAAACTTCCAGTGCATTTTATTATCTGGGTAAGGTTCATTAGTTTGTACAATTCTTGGTTCTATATCTATTTCAAATAACTTTTGTTTTTCAAAATCAGCTTTCCCAGTAAATACATTTTCTTTTGTTATAACAATAATATAGGTTTCTAGCATTTTTTCATTATACTGTTTACCTTCACCTTCCTTTACCTGACCAACTATAAGTTTTGCCATATATTCTTGTTCACGAGCTAAAAAACATTTTGTTTT
This is a stretch of genomic DNA from Candidatus Trichorickettsia mobilis. It encodes these proteins:
- a CDS encoding Rpn family recombination-promoting nuclease/putative transposase produces the protein MKAEKLIQIEKGEEIFADPTYDITFKMLFGTDKNKEILISLLNNLLNFRGEKEIKAVEINTNELPVIPYSKEKTKLGVVSAVDVLCTTANGQKIAIEMQGQKTKCFLAREQEYMAKLIVGQVKEGEGKQYNEKMLETYIIVITKENVFTGKADFEKQKLFEIDIEPRIVQTNEPYPDNKMHWKFFELTKFRNSENYKKIDKDSSLKEQWLEFLIECNKQKTEPERNEIIKKGYEIMKMSKWDADTQALYWKQKQYIKDVLQDQEELIQETAEKAYKEGESKGIEKGKIKGEVKGEISKVKNFMELEVPQEKFITKLHYLTQEKFKDNLEYNLNYIKDHLAETESVIGDNLHLFDMDIEY